ATGACACCTTCTGGAGTGTGAATTGCTATCGTGAAGCTATCAGCAATTGAGTGGGTATTACGAATAAACTCGACTAAAAATGACGAGCCTAACCGCACAACATCGCGGGGACGAACACTTTTTAATTCGGTGCGATCGCGTACTCCTGCTTCTTCTAGTTTACCTTCTAGCATTGTCATTGCTAAGCGAGGACCATAAATGACTGGAATCTCAAATTGCTTCAAGTGAAAAGCAATTCCTCCTATATGATCTTCATGACCGTGGGTAACAATCATTCCCTTGATTTTATGGCGATTTTCACGCAAATATGTCATGTCTGGTAAAACAATATTTACGCCATGCATTTCATCAGTAGGAAATGCTAATCCTGCATCTAATAAAATGATTTCGTCTTTATACTCAAAAACACATGTGTTTTTGCCAATTTCATGTAGACCACCAAGGGGAATAATTTTTACTGCTGATGCCGATTCGTTGTTTTTCATACTTTACTAGTTTTACGTGTAAGTTTTTTACAAACGAGCGATAAGATATCTACTGTTTAAGTTTTAATAAGATGCTTGAGAAATACAACAAACCTGTATTTCTCAAGTTCTGACAGAGCTTTCTTCAATTAAAATTTAATATTTAATTATACTTAATTTATCTTTCAACAATTAGATTTCAAGCCTATTTCTATTAGTATTTTATTGAGCTTTTGACTAACTTCATTTGCTTCTTCATGTAATGGCAAGCGTGTTGAGCCAACTTCCCAACCTTGAAGTTTAAGTGCTGCTTTTACAGGAATTGGATTGGTTGTAACAAATAGAGCTTTGAATAAGGGAAAAAGTTTCAAATGAATTTGAGTTGCTACTTGAATTTGTCCTGTAGTAAAAGATTGAATCATTTTTTGGAGTTGTGTACCCACTAAATGACTAGCAACACTAACAACTCCACTCCCGCCAACTGATAACAAGGGTAACGTTAAAGAGTCGTCACCTGAGTATAGTTTAAATTCACTTGAAGTCAATCGGCGAATTTCACTAGCTTGGTCTAGATTACCACTTGATTCTTTGATCCCTACGATATTTTCGACTTCTGCCAAACGAGCCACCGTTTCTGGTTGTAAGTTTTGCCCAGTGCGTCCAGGCACGTTGTATAAAATAATCGGCAGTTCAGGACAAGCTTGAGCAATTGCCTTGAAGTGCTGATAGATACCGGCTTGTGGTGGTTTGTTGTAGTAAGGAACAATTTGTAAAGATCCATGTACTCCTATTTTAGCGGCTTTTTCTGTAGCTGCGATCGCTTCTTTAGTTGAGTTAGAGCCTGTTCCCGCCATAACCAAAGCTTTTCCTGCTACTGCTTTAAGGATGACTTGAAATAATTCATATTCTTCATCCCAAGAGAGAGTGGGTGATTCTCCGGTAGTACCACAGACGACTAGGGTATCTGTACCGTTTTCCGCTAGATACACTGCCAATTGCTCTGCCACGGCATAATTCACGTTGCCATCTTCCTTGAATGGCGTAACCATAGCCGTCATAACGCGTCCAAAGTCTATCACCCTTTAACTCCTCATTGAGTAGCAGTCCATATCTTAGCAGTGTGTTAGTTATTAACTATGGTCACTGGTTGTTGGTTTCCAGAGGTTGGTTGTAGCCAATCGTTTTTAATCAATAGTTCGGCAATTTGTACCGCATTGAGTGCTGCACCTTTGCGGATCTGGTCTCCACAAATCCATAGTTCTAAACTATGAGAATGCGAAATATCTTGGCGGATGCGACCTACTAAAACTGGATCGCGCCCTGTCGCTTCAATTGGCATCGGAAAATAGTTTGCTTTCCAATCTTCCACAATCTGCACGCCAGGAGCTTCGCTTAAAATTTCCTTTGCTTCCTGAACACTCATCGGTGTCTCAAACTCTAAGTTAATCGCTTCTGAGTGCGCGCGTAAGACGGGAACCCGAACACAGGTTGCCGTAACTCGAATATTTTGGTCGTCAAAGATCTTGCGAGTCTCGTTGACCATTTTCATTTCTTCCTCGCAGTATCCCAGTTCATTGATAGGAGAGTTATGAGGAAAAAGGTTAAAAGCTAATGGGTAAGGCAAAACTTCTGCTGTTGGCGTTTCACCATTGAGTATCGCCTGAGCTTGAATTTTTACTTCCTCCATCGCTCTTGCTCCAGCCCCACTTGCCGATTGGTATGTTGCAGCAACGATGCGCTGCACTCGTTTGACTTGATGTAACGGCCAAACAGCAACTGTCATCAAAATAGTTGTACAGTTAGGATTAGCAATAATACCTTGGTGGCTAGCAGCAGCTTGCGGATTTACTTCAGGAACTACTAGAGGGACGCACGGCTCCATACGAAAAGCACTGGAATTATCAATAACAACTGCACCAGATGCCACAGCTTTTGCCGCCCAAGCTTTTGAGGTAGAACCTCCAGCCGAAGCCAAAACAATATCTATATTATTGAATGAGCGATCGCTCACTGGTTCTACTACAATGTTTTCTCCCTGAAACTGTAAACTTTTGCCTGCGCTACGAGATGATGCTAGTAATTTCAAATCAGCTACTGGAAGATTTCTATTAGCCAACAGATCTAGTAATTCTGCACCGACAGCACCTGTCGCACCTAAGATTGCAACACGATATGATTTTGTCAAACTTTCCTCCTTAAACAAAATTATTTGATTAACTTATCTTTATGCTAAAAAATAGATACTTTTTCTAATCTTAAGATTTACTTATTTAGTTTCTTATCCATTTTGATGACAACTAATAACTTTTTTAACTAACAACAATATATTTTTAATAATCAAACAATTCTTAATTATCTTTAAATTTAGTATGCAAAATTGGATATCATACTTTTTATTTTAAACTAATTTTAACAATTTAGATGGCGCTTCTGCTGTTGTGCCAGTTAACAAAAGTCATAGTTCCACTGCAAGATGAATTTAATTGAGACACGCGAAATGAAGTCACTAATGTACAGATAATACGTACGTACTTTAAACCCTAGATGCCCTTGAGCTTATACTGTACATAATTGCTACTGACACCATCATAAGTAGCTGTAACCTTGTCAGATGCTTTAATCTAAGATGTCATGCTTGGACAGCGAATAGTGTTATTTATAAAGTGCCAACCAGAATATCACACTACAGAACCTAATTAAGACAGGTGAGTAAAGCACTTTTTTATTTAGACAAAAAGTAATGCGATCGCCCACAATTTATATTCTGGCACTATCTGGCATAGACTAAGCTTAAAGATAGAATAGTTCAATGCTCAAGAGCAAATCCTAAAGTAGCAATTAGTTCAGTCTTGCTTGAGTAGTCAAATTGTTCGGAAATACAAGCGCAAAATGAAAGTCACCCAGGAAAAACTTCCCGCTAGTCAAATTGGTTTGGCTATAGAAATTTCAGCAGAAAAGTCTCAACAGACCTATGACCAGGTCATTCAAAAACTAACGCGCACAATGAATGTTCCTGGGTTTCGCAAGGGAAAAGTACCGCGCCAAATCTTGCTTCAGCGATTAGGTTTGGTGCAAGTCAAGGCAGCTGCCTTAGAAGAACTTATTCAAACGGGAATTACTGAAGCAATTAAGCAAGAAGATATCCAAGCCATTGGTCAACCGCAGCTACGCTCCTCGTTTGAAGAATTGATCGCTCAATACGAACCTGGACAAGCCTTACAGTTTTCTGCAGCAGTTGACGTCCAACCAGAAGTAAATCTTACCCAATACACCGATTTGCATGTTAAAGCTGAGGAAGTTAAGTATAATCCTGAAAAAGTCGATAATTTACTGGCAGAGCAACGCAGTGAAATGGCAACTCTGATTCCAGTAGAAGGAAGAGCAGCACAACTTGGAGATGTTGCTATAGTTGATTTTAAAGGCTATCTAGCTCAAGAGGAGGAACAGGAGCCACAAGAAATTGCTGGTGCATCGGCTGATGATTTTCAACTAGAACTGCAACAAGAACGCTTTATTCCTGGCTTTATTGACGGCATTGTCGGGATGCAAGCTGGAGAAACTAAAGAAGTTACAGCCCAGTTCCCTGAAGATTATCCTCAACAAGAAGTTGCAGGGCGTGCAGCTACTTTTACAATAACTTTGAAAGAGCTTAAAGAAAAAGAACTTCCAGAGCTTGATGATGATTTTGCTCAAGAAGTGAGCGAATTTCAAACTCTAGCAGAACTACGTAGTTCGTTAGAGGAGCGATTTAAAGCAGAGGCTGAGCGCCAAACTAAAGCAAATAAAGAGCAAGCACTGACGAATGAGCTGGTTAAGTATCTAGAGGTAGACTTGCCTGAAACGCTCATAGCACAAGAAGTCAACAATATGCTTACTCAAGCAGCAGTACAGTTGAGTCAACAAGGAATTGATGTCAAAAAACTGTTTACCCAAGAGAGTGTTGCCAAGCTAAGAGAAAATTCCCGTCCAGAAGCTATTGAGCGGCTTAGAAGCGTATTAGCACTTCAGGAAATAGCTCAACGCGAGTCAATCAAGGTAGAAACATCAGAAGTAGAGGCAAAAGTGAAAGAACTTTTGTCAGAGTACTCAAACGATGACATTGACATAAACAGATTGCGAGAAGTTGTAGAAGAAGACTTACTCAAAGAAAAAATTATGAGTTGGTTGGAAGAGCGTAGTACTATGGAATTGTTGCCTGAAGGCTCATTGAGTGCTTCAGC
The sequence above is drawn from the Gloeocapsopsis sp. IPPAS B-1203 genome and encodes:
- the dapA gene encoding 4-hydroxy-tetrahydrodipicolinate synthase, with amino-acid sequence MTAMVTPFKEDGNVNYAVAEQLAVYLAENGTDTLVVCGTTGESPTLSWDEEYELFQVILKAVAGKALVMAGTGSNSTKEAIAATEKAAKIGVHGSLQIVPYYNKPPQAGIYQHFKAIAQACPELPIILYNVPGRTGQNLQPETVARLAEVENIVGIKESSGNLDQASEIRRLTSSEFKLYSGDDSLTLPLLSVGGSGVVSVASHLVGTQLQKMIQSFTTGQIQVATQIHLKLFPLFKALFVTTNPIPVKAALKLQGWEVGSTRLPLHEEANEVSQKLNKILIEIGLKSNC
- a CDS encoding aspartate-semialdehyde dehydrogenase, with translation MTKSYRVAILGATGAVGAELLDLLANRNLPVADLKLLASSRSAGKSLQFQGENIVVEPVSDRSFNNIDIVLASAGGSTSKAWAAKAVASGAVVIDNSSAFRMEPCVPLVVPEVNPQAAASHQGIIANPNCTTILMTVAVWPLHQVKRVQRIVAATYQSASGAGARAMEEVKIQAQAILNGETPTAEVLPYPLAFNLFPHNSPINELGYCEEEMKMVNETRKIFDDQNIRVTATCVRVPVLRAHSEAINLEFETPMSVQEAKEILSEAPGVQIVEDWKANYFPMPIEATGRDPVLVGRIRQDISHSHSLELWICGDQIRKGAALNAVQIAELLIKNDWLQPTSGNQQPVTIVNN
- the tig gene encoding trigger factor, with translation MKVTQEKLPASQIGLAIEISAEKSQQTYDQVIQKLTRTMNVPGFRKGKVPRQILLQRLGLVQVKAAALEELIQTGITEAIKQEDIQAIGQPQLRSSFEELIAQYEPGQALQFSAAVDVQPEVNLTQYTDLHVKAEEVKYNPEKVDNLLAEQRSEMATLIPVEGRAAQLGDVAIVDFKGYLAQEEEQEPQEIAGASADDFQLELQQERFIPGFIDGIVGMQAGETKEVTAQFPEDYPQQEVAGRAATFTITLKELKEKELPELDDDFAQEVSEFQTLAELRSSLEERFKAEAERQTKANKEQALTNELVKYLEVDLPETLIAQEVNNMLTQAAVQLSQQGIDVKKLFTQESVAKLRENSRPEAIERLRSVLALQEIAQRESIKVETSEVEAKVKELLSEYSNDDIDINRLREVVEEDLLKEKIMSWLEERSTMELLPEGSLSASADSQPEVEAALSDSATDDSPLSEVETTA